In Romboutsia lituseburensis, a genomic segment contains:
- a CDS encoding ArsB/NhaD family transporter gives MGTKQILAILIFLLVMIAIISEKINRCVAALGGALLMILFNILPLEVSLHHVDFNTIGVLIGMMIFVSVVKNSGLFEYIAIYTAKKAKGDPWKIMISFVVITAILSAVLDNVTTVLLIGPMTIVITQILDINPIPFLITQILASNIGGTSTLIGDPPNIMIGSAANLSFMDFVINLGPIVVALLVILIICFKYIYKNSLIVDNENKGAILKLDEHKAIKDRPLLIKSLFVMFFILLGFSLHNVIHIESSIVALTGATVMLLIGKQDIDDILASIEWSTIVFFTGLFVIVGGLQEVGIINQLATFIISATSGHPVFTMLIILWLSAIVSSFLDNIPFVATLIPLILTMETQGINVMPLWWATSLGACLGGNGTLIGASANIVLANVGQKHGYPITFKDYFKIGFPIMILTIMVSTLYLLIKF, from the coding sequence ATGGGGACTAAGCAAATATTAGCTATTTTAATATTTTTACTAGTTATGATAGCTATTATTTCAGAAAAAATTAACCGCTGTGTTGCAGCTTTAGGCGGTGCACTTCTTATGATATTATTTAATATACTTCCTTTAGAAGTAAGCTTACATCATGTTGATTTTAATACAATAGGTGTATTAATAGGTATGATGATTTTTGTTTCGGTGGTAAAAAATTCAGGATTGTTTGAGTATATAGCTATATATACTGCTAAAAAAGCTAAAGGCGATCCTTGGAAAATAATGATTAGCTTTGTAGTTATAACTGCAATTTTATCTGCAGTCTTAGATAACGTTACTACAGTGCTATTAATAGGACCTATGACTATAGTTATAACTCAAATTTTAGATATCAATCCTATTCCATTTTTGATAACTCAGATTTTAGCATCTAACATTGGAGGAACATCTACTTTAATAGGAGATCCTCCTAATATTATGATTGGTAGTGCTGCAAACCTTAGTTTCATGGATTTTGTTATTAACTTAGGACCGATAGTTGTTGCATTATTAGTAATTTTAATAATATGTTTTAAATATATATATAAAAATAGTCTTATAGTCGATAATGAAAATAAAGGTGCTATATTAAAACTTGATGAGCATAAAGCTATAAAAGATAGGCCACTTCTGATAAAAAGCTTATTTGTAATGTTTTTTATTTTACTAGGATTTAGTTTACACAATGTAATTCATATAGAATCTAGTATCGTAGCTCTTACAGGTGCAACTGTAATGCTTTTAATTGGTAAACAAGATATCGATGACATCTTAGCAAGTATTGAATGGTCTACAATAGTATTTTTTACAGGATTATTTGTAATTGTAGGTGGGCTTCAAGAAGTCGGTATTATAAATCAACTGGCTACATTTATAATATCTGCAACATCTGGTCATCCAGTATTTACAATGCTTATAATACTTTGGTTATCAGCTATAGTTTCTTCATTCTTGGATAACATTCCTTTTGTAGCAACATTAATACCACTTATTTTAACAATGGAGACTCAAGGAATTAATGTTATGCCTCTCTGGTGGGCAACATCTCTAGGAGCATGTTTAGGAGGTAATGGTACTTTAATAGGAGCTTCCGCTAATATAGTTTTGGCTAATGTAGGACAAAAGCATGGCTATCCAATTACATTTAAAGATTATTTTAAAATTGGATTTCCTATTATGATTTTAACAATAATGGTATCTACATTATATTTACTTATAAAATTTTAA
- a CDS encoding NAD(P)/FAD-dependent oxidoreductase, with translation MRYDIAIVGSGPAGLSAAINGKIRNKNVIVFGNENLSNKLIKAPSIDNYLGFFEISGDELKNKFKEHIDSMGIDISQKKINNVYAMGDYFALMSGDEMYEATTVILATGVEYGKPIKGEEEFLGRGVGYCATCDAPLYRDKKVAIIGYNKESEEEANFLNEIASKTYFIPMYKNEGLMRSSNDLDSSIEVINDRPVQIHGDNLVNKVAFKEKEIDVDGVFVIKDSASPKSLVPGIETDGPHIKVDINMKTSIEGCFAAGDCVGKPYSYIKSAGQGQIAALNAVAYLDKLRIEQKKQQQQ, from the coding sequence ATGAGATATGATATAGCAATAGTTGGTAGTGGACCAGCAGGACTATCAGCTGCAATAAATGGAAAAATAAGAAATAAAAATGTTATAGTGTTTGGAAATGAAAATTTAAGCAATAAACTAATAAAAGCACCATCAATTGATAACTATTTAGGTTTCTTCGAGATTAGTGGAGATGAATTAAAAAATAAATTTAAAGAGCATATAGACAGTATGGGTATAGATATAAGTCAAAAAAAAATAAATAATGTCTATGCAATGGGTGATTATTTTGCACTAATGTCAGGAGATGAAATGTATGAAGCAACAACAGTCATACTAGCAACGGGAGTAGAATATGGAAAGCCTATAAAAGGAGAAGAAGAATTCTTAGGAAGAGGCGTAGGATATTGTGCAACTTGTGATGCTCCTTTATATAGAGACAAAAAAGTCGCTATAATAGGATATAACAAAGAATCAGAGGAAGAAGCAAATTTCTTAAATGAAATAGCATCAAAAACATACTTTATTCCTATGTATAAAAATGAAGGATTAATGCGATCTTCAAATGATTTAGATAGCTCAATTGAAGTTATAAATGATAGGCCAGTTCAAATACACGGAGATAATCTTGTAAATAAGGTTGCATTTAAAGAAAAAGAAATAGATGTAGATGGTGTATTTGTAATAAAAGATAGTGCATCCCCAAAATCATTAGTACCAGGTATAGAAACTGATGGTCCTCACATTAAAGTAGATATTAATATGAAGACTAGTATTGAAGGCTGTTTCGCCGCAGGTGATTGTGTAGGTAAGCCTTACTCTTATATAAAATCAGCTGGTCAAGGGCAAATAGCGGCGTTAAATGCTGTAGCATATTTAGATAAATTAAGAATAGAACAAAAAAAACAACAGCAACAATAA
- the trxA gene encoding thioredoxin produces the protein MAKVINTSQFRGDVENGEGLVVVDFYATWCGPCKMLAPVFESLGEEMKNEARFVKIDIDQSLEIAQQFNISTVPTMMIFKDGKPVESLVGFMPKEKIKDKVKAYL, from the coding sequence ATGGCTAAAGTTATAAATACTTCACAATTCAGAGGGGACGTAGAAAATGGAGAAGGATTAGTTGTTGTTGATTTCTATGCAACATGGTGTGGTCCTTGTAAAATGTTGGCGCCAGTGTTTGAATCATTAGGAGAAGAAATGAAAAATGAAGCAAGGTTTGTAAAGATTGATATAGACCAAAGTTTAGAAATAGCTCAACAATTCAATATATCAACAGTACCAACAATGATGATATTTAAAGATGGAAAACCAGTTGAATCATTAGTAGGATTTATGCCAAAAGAAAAAATAAAGGATAAGGTTAAAGCATATTTATAA
- a CDS encoding sensor histidine kinase, producing the protein MINKNVFSKTKSSLIKINIAVVISFFVIFSIFIYSYFKGLTYNSVDKNLKDELENITVQLTSSAMFSPIVLNDPSNMVYVYEGDQVKYYTRNGYFEDMLPKVRENKKNSFFTYTENGYTFRELSLEIGKYKIQIIRNIDAQINSFKQLIYVFVIGIIMAIIITYFVALYLTKKALIPIENSWNNQAKFVQDASHELRTPIAIVSSKLESMLRSPNSTISDEVELIADAMKETRRIKKMINDLLCLTKEDSIATLNKEEVNIEQLIKEISDDYLDIAEIQSKEFSINLNVENKIVITDKNKLRQLILIFIDNAFKYTNKNDSIVINLMEEGSDIVISIEDSGIGIKCNEIPHIFDRFFRSESVRNKDIDGSGIGLSIAKMLSTSLGIDINVKSKINEFTKFNLTIRNK; encoded by the coding sequence ATGATAAATAAAAATGTGTTTAGTAAAACCAAGTCTAGTTTAATTAAAATAAACATAGCTGTAGTTATAAGCTTTTTTGTTATATTTTCCATATTTATATATTCGTATTTTAAGGGTCTTACATATAATAGTGTTGACAAAAATTTAAAAGATGAGTTAGAAAATATTACTGTACAATTAACGAGCAGTGCAATGTTTTCTCCTATAGTTTTAAATGACCCAAGTAACATGGTATATGTTTATGAAGGTGACCAAGTAAAGTATTATACTAGAAATGGATATTTTGAAGACATGTTACCAAAGGTTAGAGAAAATAAAAAAAATAGTTTTTTTACATATACTGAAAATGGATACACCTTCAGGGAGTTAAGTTTAGAAATAGGTAAATATAAAATACAAATAATAAGAAATATAGATGCACAAATAAATTCATTTAAGCAATTAATATATGTCTTTGTTATTGGTATAATAATGGCAATTATTATAACTTATTTTGTTGCACTTTATTTAACTAAAAAAGCACTAATACCTATAGAGAATTCATGGAATAATCAAGCTAAATTTGTACAGGATGCATCTCATGAGCTTAGAACTCCTATAGCAATAGTTTCATCTAAATTAGAAAGTATGCTAAGAAGTCCAAATAGCACAATAAGCGATGAAGTTGAATTGATTGCTGATGCTATGAAAGAAACTAGAAGAATAAAAAAGATGATAAATGATTTATTATGCCTTACTAAAGAAGATTCAATAGCAACTTTAAATAAAGAGGAAGTAAATATTGAACAATTAATAAAAGAAATAAGTGATGATTATTTAGATATAGCTGAAATACAAAGTAAGGAATTTTCTATAAATTTAAATGTAGAGAATAAAATAGTTATTACAGATAAAAATAAACTAAGGCAATTAATTTTAATATTTATAGATAATGCATTTAAATACACTAATAAAAATGATAGTATAGTTATAAATTTGATGGAAGAAGGAAGTGATATTGTAATAAGTATTGAAGATAGTGGTATAGGAATCAAATGTAATGAAATACCTCATATATTTGATAGATTTTTTAGAAGCGAAAGTGTTAGAAATAAAGATATTGATGGTTCTGGCATTGGATTGTCTATTGCAAAGATGCTATCTACAAGTTTGGGAATAGATATTAATGTGAAATCAAAGATAAATGAGTTTACGAAATTTAATTTAACAATTCGTAACAAATAA
- a CDS encoding response regulator transcription factor — MKILIVEDNRSLLESISNEMSKHFEIESCEDGDNALYLINQNIYDLLILDWMLPNISGIEILKHIRENDINTPVLILTAKESLDDKVSAFEIGANDYLTKPFYMEELIARSYAILRTNGKIKSKNGIIFKDLYIDTNKKAAFINNEEISLQNKQFNLLEYFLINKGCILLKEQIYDRIWGIDSDATIEIVEVYVSNLRKKLSKYGYDKYIKTKRRVGYIFDDK, encoded by the coding sequence GTGAAAATATTAATAGTAGAAGACAATAGAAGTCTTTTAGAGAGTATTAGTAATGAAATGAGTAAACATTTTGAAATAGAAAGTTGTGAGGACGGAGACAATGCTTTATATTTAATAAATCAAAATATATACGATTTATTAATACTGGACTGGATGCTACCTAATATTTCAGGAATTGAAATATTAAAACATATAAGGGAAAATGATATAAATACACCAGTGTTAATATTAACAGCTAAAGAAAGTTTAGATGATAAAGTAAGTGCTTTTGAAATAGGTGCAAATGATTACTTAACAAAGCCTTTTTATATGGAAGAATTAATTGCAAGAAGTTATGCAATACTTAGAACAAACGGAAAAATAAAAAGTAAAAATGGAATTATATTTAAGGACTTATATATAGATACAAACAAAAAAGCTGCATTTATTAATAATGAAGAAATATCTCTTCAAAATAAACAATTTAATTTATTAGAATACTTTTTAATAAATAAAGGGTGTATTTTACTTAAAGAACAAATATATGATAGAATTTGGGGAATTGACTCGGATGCAACTATAGAAATTGTTGAAGTTTATGTAAGTAATTTAAGGAAAAAATTAAGTAAATATGGGTATGATAAGTATATAAAAACAAAACGTAGAGTAGGGTATATTTTTGATGATAAATAA
- a CDS encoding DNA-binding protein, with protein sequence MKGNERLKKFIELQEKEMEFENISKEIGIMPKTLRAFLNKNGYKLENGKYKLKEDSEASQIAFKEIKKEESKKKKSEPEIKKSRSSKIDGENKENKKNVLTKTTTKLKENKKITTKPKKDRKINITTEDLDKLCEVYDWYLQVKDYKSLKPKKIVSKKDINIEKKELKELKSASIRVEKSIWEEFERLCSNSQFTKQEIITQALKDFMSEYKHLL encoded by the coding sequence ATGAAAGGTAATGAAAGATTAAAAAAGTTTATCGAACTTCAAGAGAAAGAAATGGAGTTTGAAAATATATCAAAAGAAATAGGTATAATGCCTAAGACCCTTAGAGCATTTTTAAATAAAAATGGATATAAATTAGAAAATGGAAAGTATAAGTTAAAAGAAGATAGTGAGGCAAGTCAAATAGCATTTAAAGAAATAAAAAAAGAAGAAAGTAAAAAGAAAAAGTCTGAGCCAGAGATTAAAAAAAGTAGATCATCAAAGATAGATGGAGAAAATAAAGAAAATAAAAAAAATGTTCTTACAAAAACAACTACAAAGTTAAAAGAAAATAAAAAAATAACTACAAAGCCCAAAAAAGATAGAAAAATTAATATAACAACTGAAGATCTAGATAAACTATGTGAAGTATATGATTGGTACTTACAAGTCAAAGACTATAAAAGCTTAAAACCTAAAAAAATAGTATCAAAAAAAGATATAAATATAGAAAAAAAAGAATTAAAAGAGCTTAAGTCTGCAAGTATAAGAGTTGAAAAAAGTATATGGGAAGAATTTGAAAGATTATGCAGTAACTCTCAATTTACAAAACAAGAGATAATCACTCAGGCGCTTAAAGATTTTATGAGCGAATATAAACATTTATTATAA
- a CDS encoding radical SAM protein yields the protein MERYSKITNKNQREIVLLKGFPCVWGKCSFCDYILDNSTSKEEINKINFEVLENISGKYKVLEVINSGSCFELPEETLEKIKEIIIEKKIEKLFLESHWCYKNKVKKMREFFGIPIIFKIGVESFDYKFRNEFLNKNAKFKTIEELKEYFDSPCMMVGIKGQTKEMIDEDMEIVINNFNHATINVFVNNSSKLKRDDELVKWFIDKYSYLDQNPKIEVLYNNTDFGVGE from the coding sequence ATGGAAAGATACAGCAAAATAACAAATAAAAATCAACGTGAAATAGTTTTATTAAAAGGTTTCCCTTGCGTATGGGGAAAATGTAGTTTTTGTGATTATATATTAGATAACTCTACATCTAAGGAGGAAATAAATAAAATTAACTTTGAAGTTTTAGAGAATATATCAGGTAAGTATAAGGTATTAGAAGTTATTAATTCAGGCAGCTGTTTTGAACTTCCTGAAGAAACATTGGAAAAAATAAAGGAAATAATAATAGAAAAAAAGATAGAAAAGCTATTTTTAGAAAGTCATTGGTGTTATAAAAATAAAGTAAAGAAAATGAGAGAGTTTTTTGGAATTCCTATAATATTTAAAATAGGTGTTGAGAGTTTTGATTATAAGTTTAGAAATGAGTTTTTGAATAAAAATGCTAAATTTAAAACTATTGAAGAACTAAAAGAGTACTTTGATTCTCCTTGTATGATGGTTGGTATAAAAGGACAAACCAAAGAAATGATAGACGAGGATATGGAGATAGTTATTAATAATTTTAACCATGCAACTATAAATGTTTTTGTAAATAATAGCTCTAAATTGAAAAGAGATGATGAATTAGTTAAGTGGTTTATAGATAAATATAGTTATTTAGATCAAAATCCTAAGATTGAAGTATTATATAATAATACTGATTTTGGTGTAGGAGAATAA
- a CDS encoding ECF transporter S component translates to MQKNTNVRIVTLLGFGVALNVIGAFIAFNLRLPIYLDSIGTVMVAILLGPKYAVLTGLTGSVVSGVTFDIYSIYFAPVQITTGLIAGAVYKKGLLEGRKTPIGVFIYALPTAIVGSVISAFLFGGITSSGSSYIVQILKAIGISDVVSVFLTQIFTDYMDELVALTMVRLALKTLPKNIMLSITAK, encoded by the coding sequence ATGCAAAAGAATACAAATGTAAGAATAGTCACACTTTTAGGATTTGGAGTAGCTTTAAACGTAATAGGAGCCTTTATAGCTTTTAATTTAAGACTACCAATATATCTAGATTCTATAGGTACAGTTATGGTAGCAATTTTACTTGGGCCCAAATATGCAGTATTAACAGGTCTTACAGGTAGCGTGGTAAGTGGTGTAACATTTGATATTTATTCTATATACTTCGCACCTGTTCAGATTACAACAGGATTAATCGCAGGCGCAGTGTATAAAAAGGGTCTCTTAGAAGGAAGAAAAACACCCATAGGTGTGTTTATATATGCACTTCCCACAGCTATTGTTGGATCAGTAATATCAGCATTTTTATTTGGAGGTATTACATCTTCAGGATCATCTTATATAGTACAAATATTAAAAGCAATTGGAATATCCGATGTTGTTAGTGTATTTTTAACTCAAATATTTACTGATTATATGGATGAACTAGTGGCTTTAACTATGGTAAGATTAGCATTAAAAACTTTGCCTAAAAATATTATGTTATCAATAACTGCAAAATAG
- a CDS encoding PTS sugar transporter subunit IIC — translation MAQILMGTGLLLVVLALFTLFSYKAPQGMKAMGALASAACASFLVEAFHASLFGQQMGIDFLAQVGGANGSLGGVAAGILVPLALGVSPVYAVLVGLSVSGFGILPGFVAGYLISFVVKFLEEKVPAGLDLIVIILVAAPLSRAIAMGMDPVVNGTLKQIGQVLIQASSGSGLTSQIIMGIILGGIITVVATAPLSSMALTAIISLTGTPMAIGALAVFGSSFMNFVFFSKMKFGSKKDTISVAIEPLTQSDIISANPIPVFVTNFIGGALSGLVVALVSYFVSPITISQPGLATPIAGFAVAVGQNGTPALIAAAGCIVVSVAAGLLGHAMFKNYSIKTADEIRGTKEDSTQAA, via the coding sequence ATGGCACAAATTCTTATGGGTACTGGCTTATTATTAGTAGTACTGGCATTATTCACATTATTCAGTTACAAAGCGCCTCAAGGTATGAAGGCGATGGGTGCATTAGCAAGTGCAGCTTGCGCAAGTTTCTTAGTTGAAGCTTTCCATGCTTCATTATTTGGACAGCAAATGGGTATAGATTTCTTAGCTCAAGTTGGTGGAGCTAACGGTTCTTTAGGTGGTGTAGCTGCTGGGATATTAGTTCCTTTAGCTTTAGGAGTATCTCCTGTATACGCTGTTTTAGTTGGTTTATCAGTTTCAGGATTCGGTATATTACCAGGATTCGTTGCTGGATATTTAATATCATTTGTTGTTAAGTTCTTAGAGGAAAAAGTTCCTGCTGGACTTGACTTAATAGTTATAATATTAGTTGCTGCTCCACTTTCAAGAGCAATCGCTATGGGTATGGATCCAGTAGTAAACGGAACATTAAAGCAAATAGGACAAGTTTTAATACAAGCATCTAGTGGTTCTGGATTAACTTCTCAAATAATTATGGGTATAATATTAGGTGGAATAATAACAGTTGTTGCTACAGCTCCATTATCTTCAATGGCCTTAACAGCTATAATATCATTAACTGGTACTCCAATGGCTATCGGTGCTTTAGCAGTATTCGGTTCTTCTTTCATGAACTTTGTATTCTTCTCAAAGATGAAATTTGGTTCAAAGAAAGATACGATATCTGTTGCTATAGAACCTTTAACACAATCAGATATAATATCTGCTAACCCAATTCCAGTATTCGTTACTAACTTTATAGGTGGTGCATTATCTGGATTAGTAGTTGCTTTAGTAAGTTATTTTGTATCTCCAATAACTATCAGTCAACCTGGTTTAGCAACTCCTATAGCTGGTTTTGCAGTTGCAGTTGGACAAAACGGAACACCTGCTTTAATAGCTGCTGCTGGTTGTATAGTAGTAAGTGTTGCTGCTGGTTTATTAGGACATGCAATGTTCAAAAACTACAGTATAAAAACTGCGGATGAGATAAGAGGAACTAAAGAAGATTCTACTCAAGCAGCTTAA
- a CDS encoding pentapeptide repeat-containing protein, with amino-acid sequence MAYINFKEEKAVLEEQLEKRKKNNEKLYIDIVKQKVDLTGYVPDSTYSYNKIENELIGKKGLYDEDNFMNVESLDIICSKFIGCSFRNVKFKECRFIGCTFEECIFNGGGVVFENCRFVKEESEKLPALNKKDNLSCIFYKCEIYSKFLNCDNSYLIFEKCKIRNTSIELTAMNNVIVMHSELSVIDIVDSDLSGFKTYECYIEDIQFDDKYKTKFDEKTFFDKIEPRVKDKEEYEGIYMTYESLANKFKENTLNNNFGEYYYLGKCTERKCLNIMPKIGSYLYWLLCGYGERPWFCVLSSLGIIFIFSIIYLITGMDLDGEIVRYTLSNINTWSIWKFFKDLNESINLSVGMFAGVGCNNSKPTELSYTVANMEMLVGVVMMGLGIGTLTRKVVR; translated from the coding sequence ATGGCTTATATAAATTTTAAAGAAGAAAAAGCGGTGTTAGAAGAACAGTTAGAAAAAAGAAAGAAGAATAACGAGAAGTTATATATTGATATAGTTAAGCAGAAAGTTGACTTAACTGGATATGTTCCAGATTCAACTTATAGTTATAATAAAATTGAAAATGAACTTATTGGTAAAAAAGGATTATATGATGAAGATAATTTTATGAATGTTGAGAGTTTAGATATAATTTGTTCTAAATTTATAGGTTGTAGTTTTAGAAATGTTAAGTTTAAAGAATGTAGATTTATAGGATGCACATTTGAAGAGTGTATTTTTAATGGTGGAGGAGTAGTATTTGAAAATTGTAGATTTGTGAAAGAAGAGAGTGAGAAACTTCCTGCATTAAATAAAAAAGACAATTTAAGTTGTATTTTTTATAAGTGTGAAATTTATTCTAAGTTCTTAAATTGTGATAATTCATATTTGATTTTTGAAAAATGTAAAATAAGAAATACATCAATAGAGCTAACGGCAATGAATAATGTAATAGTGATGCATAGTGAGTTGAGTGTTATAGATATTGTTGATAGTGATTTATCTGGATTTAAGACATATGAATGTTATATAGAAGATATTCAGTTTGATGATAAATATAAAACCAAATTTGATGAAAAAACATTTTTTGATAAAATTGAACCGAGGGTAAAAGATAAGGAAGAATATGAAGGAATCTATATGACATATGAAAGCCTTGCAAATAAGTTTAAAGAGAATACTTTAAACAATAATTTTGGAGAGTATTATTACTTAGGAAAATGTACAGAGAGAAAATGTTTGAATATCATGCCTAAAATAGGTTCCTATTTATATTGGCTTTTATGTGGTTATGGAGAAAGACCATGGTTTTGTGTTTTGTCATCACTAGGAATAATTTTTATATTTTCGATAATATATTTAATAACTGGTATGGATTTAGATGGAGAAATAGTTAGATATACATTAAGTAACATAAATACATGGAGTATATGGAAGTTTTTTAAAGATTTAAATGAATCAATAAATTTAAGTGTAGGCATGTTTGCTGGTGTAGGTTGTAATAATTCAAAGCCGACAGAGCTTTCTTATACAGTAGCAAATATGGAAATGCTTGTTGGTGTTGTAATGATGGGATTAGGTATAGGGACATTAACAAGAAAAGTAGTTAGATGA
- a CDS encoding Na+/H+ antiporter NhaC family protein, translating to MNNRKFRLILVTVIMLILSSPLVFAGEVDQATINAQKFQLVTLLPPVIAIVLAFLTKNVVVSLFLGILSGSFIINISGSNVFSALIQAFLDLVNRALNSLADPWNAGIILQVLAIGGVINLVAKMGGAKAIAEALAKRAKTGKGTQLITWFLGLLVFFDDYANSLIVGPIMRPVADKMKISRERLAFIIDATAAPIAGLAIISTWIGLEVGLINDAFTGIGINADAFGIFLNTIPFRFYNILILAFIVITALLAKDFGPMRDAELRARSEKVNNLNGDIIDDKEKSDLEPKEGVKLSIWNAIIPIGTLIITALISFYYSGYSSIISGEDQTLIQLFTNSPFSFEAIKEAFSASDASVALFQSALFASIVGIAMAVSKKIFTISEAIEAWLDGMKGLLMTGVILILAWSLSSVIKELGTAKYLVTLLSGSLPYFLLPSIIFILGAVISFATGTAYGTMGILMPLAVPLAHSINPEMSFIIVTTSAVLTGAIFGDHCSPISDTTILSSMGAGCNHIDHVKTQMPYALFVAAITILFGYIPAGLGLPIYIVLPIALFAIFIGVQIFGKKVEAEEIVEIIEDIN from the coding sequence ATGAATAATAGAAAATTTAGATTAATATTAGTAACAGTAATTATGTTAATTTTATCGTCACCATTAGTATTTGCAGGAGAGGTAGATCAAGCTACTATCAATGCTCAAAAGTTTCAATTAGTAACTTTATTGCCGCCAGTTATAGCTATAGTATTAGCTTTTTTAACTAAAAATGTTGTAGTATCTTTATTTTTAGGGATTTTATCAGGTAGCTTTATAATAAATATATCCGGCAGTAATGTATTTTCAGCATTAATACAAGCTTTTTTAGATTTAGTAAATAGAGCTTTAAACTCTCTAGCTGACCCTTGGAATGCAGGTATAATACTTCAAGTTTTAGCAATAGGTGGAGTTATAAATCTTGTTGCAAAGATGGGTGGAGCTAAAGCTATAGCAGAAGCGCTAGCTAAAAGAGCAAAAACAGGAAAAGGAACTCAACTTATAACTTGGTTTTTAGGGCTTTTAGTATTCTTTGATGATTATGCAAATTCATTAATAGTAGGTCCAATAATGAGACCTGTGGCAGATAAAATGAAGATATCAAGAGAGAGATTAGCTTTTATAATAGATGCAACAGCAGCTCCAATAGCCGGACTTGCAATAATATCTACATGGATAGGACTTGAAGTTGGACTTATAAATGATGCTTTCACAGGAATAGGTATAAATGCAGATGCATTTGGTATATTTTTAAATACTATACCATTTAGATTTTACAATATACTAATTTTAGCTTTTATAGTAATAACTGCACTTTTAGCAAAGGATTTTGGGCCAATGAGAGATGCTGAATTAAGAGCAAGATCAGAAAAAGTTAACAATCTAAATGGTGATATTATAGATGATAAAGAAAAGTCAGACTTAGAACCTAAAGAAGGTGTAAAATTAAGTATATGGAATGCAATAATACCTATAGGAACTTTAATAATAACAGCGTTAATTTCTTTTTATTATAGTGGATATAGTTCTATAATTAGCGGTGAGGATCAAACATTAATACAGCTATTTACAAATTCTCCATTTTCATTTGAAGCTATAAAGGAAGCTTTTAGTGCTTCAGATGCATCAGTAGCATTATTCCAATCAGCTTTATTTGCTAGTATAGTTGGTATAGCGATGGCCGTTTCTAAGAAAATATTTACAATATCAGAGGCAATAGAAGCCTGGCTAGATGGAATGAAAGGTCTATTAATGACAGGTGTTATATTAATATTAGCATGGTCTTTAAGTTCAGTAATAAAAGAGTTAGGGACTGCTAAATATTTAGTAACATTGCTATCAGGGTCTTTACCGTATTTCTTATTACCAAGTATTATATTTATATTAGGTGCAGTTATATCATTTGCTACAGGGACAGCTTATGGTACTATGGGTATACTTATGCCGCTTGCAGTACCTTTAGCACATTCTATAAATCCAGAAATGTCATTTATAATAGTTACAACAAGTGCAGTTTTGACAGGTGCTATATTTGGAGATCATTGTTCTCCTATATCAGATACAACAATTTTATCTTCTATGGGGGCAGGATGTAATCATATAGACCATGTTAAAACTCAAATGCCATATGCACTATTTGTGGCTGCTATAACTATATTATTTGGATATATTCCTGCAGGATTAGGATTACCAATATATATAGTATTACCGATAGCATTATTTGCAATATTTATAGGAGTTCAAATATTTGGAAAAAAAGTTGAAGCTGAAGAGATTGTTGAAATTATAGAAGATATAAATTAA